The stretch of DNA TGTTGTTACCGCTGCAGACATCTCCGCACCTGCTGGTGTTGAGATCCACAACCCTGAGCTTGTTATCGCAACCCTCAACGACAAGGCCAAGTTCGAACTCGAGCTGACCATCGAGCGTGGACGTGGTTATGTCTCCAGCGCTCAGAACCGTTCAGAGTTCTCTGAGGCAGGTCAGATTCCTGTTGACTCGATCTACTCTCCAGTACTCAAGGTGACCTACCGCGTCGAGGCAACTCGTGCCGGTGAGCGCACTGACTTCGACCGTCTGGTTGTTGACGTGGAGACCAAGCCAGCTATCACTCCACGTGACGCTATGGCTTCTGCTGGTCGTACCCTGACCGAGCTGTTCGGTCTGGCCCGCGAGCTCAACACTGCTGCTGAAGGTATCGAGATCGGTCCCGCACCAGTAGACGCAGTTCTCAGCTCTGAGCTGTCGATTCCTGTTGAGGACCTCGACCTCTCTGTTCGTTCCTACAACTGCCTCAAGCGCGAAGGCATCAACACCGTTTCTGAGCTCGTAGCTTTGTCTGAAACTCAGTTGATGAACATCCGCAACTTCGGTCAGAAGTCGGTCGACGAGGTTCGCGACAAGCTCATCGAGATGGGTCTGTCTCTCAAGGATTCCGTCCCCGGATTCGACGGAGCACACTTCTACGGTGGCTTCGACGACGACGAGAACATCTAAGCGACTGTCTGTATAGACACGTCAGAAGTATTTACGGAGATATAGAAAATGCCTACCCCAACTAAGGGTCCACGCCTCGGAGGCGGTCCTGCACACGAGCGCTTGATGCTCGCGAACATGTCCGTTTCCCTGTTCACCCACAAGTCGATCAAGACCACCGAGACCAAGGCAAAGCGCCTGCGTCCCGTGGCTGAGCGTCTCATCACGTTTGCAAAGCGTGGAGACCTTCACGCACGTCGCCGTGCACTGTCGATCTTGCGTAACAAGGAAGCTGTTCACATCCTTTTCGCTGAAATCGCTCCACTGGTTGCTGAGCGTGAGGGCGGCTACACCCGCATCACCAAGCTCGGTTACCGCAAGGGTGACAACGCTCCTCTGGCACAGATCGAGCTCGTGCTCGAGCCAGTCAACAAGAAGCCTGCCAAGGCTAAGCCAGCTAAGGCTGAGGCTCCCAAGGCAGCAGCAGCTCCTGCAGCTGAGGTTGTTGAAGAGGTCGTCGTTGACGAGGTGACCGAAGAGGTCGCAGTTGACACTGCCGGTGAAGCAGAAGTTGAAACCGTTGTAGAAGAAACCGTTGCAGAGGTTGTTGAAGAAGCACCTGCTGCAGAGGAAGCTCCAGCAGCTGAGGAAGCGCCTGCTGCTGAAGAGACTCCTGAAGAGGAAGCTAAGTAGTCTTCACACAGAACATGTTCGAAGCCCCGGTGTTGATCGCCGGGGCTTCGAACGTTAACTCTGCTGTGTTCGAGACTTTAGACTCGAAGACGTGAATGAGGAATTACCAGAGAACGACGTCCTAGAGGACGACTTTTCTGACCTCATTGAGGTCGAAGGTGTTGTTCGACTTCGTTTGGACTTTGGCTACGACGGCACCGACTTTGCTGGCTGGGCTAAACAACCGGACAAGCGCACCGTTGAAGGAACCATGGAGCACGCCTTTGCGCAGGTGCTGCGCATGGATGTTTCCCCTCGCATCGTGGTTGCTGGTCGCACGGATGCTGGTGTTCATGCTGCGGCCCAGGTGGCGCATATCGATGTTCCTCTGGAGCAGCTCATCCGGGTCTCTTTCTCCCGAGAAGAACGCAGAGAACTTCAGGAGCAGGGCGGAATTCCTATCGTGGATGGTCTGCCTCTCGTTCCCCATTCGATGCTGCATGCGCTGATGCGCCGTGTTGATGGATCAATGGGACGCAATGCGGATGTCGTAATCAATAAGGTCACCGTTGCACCTGCAGGTTTTGATGCCCGCTTTTCACCACTAGCCAGACGCTATGAATATCGTCTGGCTGATGGCCTCGAACACGTGAACCCTATCGACAGGCGCAGAACTGCCTTTCACTTCTATCCGCTGGATGTGGATGCCATGAATGAGGCCGCCGAGATGATGCTGGGATTGCGGAACTTCAGTGCCTTTTGTCGACCACGTCCAGGCGCCACCACGATACGCGAATTGCAGGAGTTCCACTGGCAACGCGATGAACACGGGGTGATCGTCGCACAGCTGCAAGCTGATGCGTTCTGCCACTCCATGGTGAGGTCTTTGGTTGGCGCATGTGTGGCAGCAGGGTCTGGAACACATTCCCTGGATGCCATTGAGGATTTGCGGGATAAAGGTGATCGCACCAGCGTGTTTAAGGTCATGCCCGCCCACGGTTTGACCTTGACCCAGATTATTTATCCACCGGATGATGAGGTGGGCCAGCGGGCTGACCTGACCCGCAGCCGTCGCGAATTGACCGACGACGCTCCCATAGCGTAAATTAGACCCTTGGTGCTTGTTCTCTATGGACAGGCCGCCGAAGTTGAGCCCTCGACTGACGGGTTCTGCAAGCGAGATACTGCTTTCAGAACGCGACGACTGAGCGGGATACACGGACCACTCATTTCGACAAGAAAGCAGTATTACTGTGACTCGTACCTTTACGCCTAAGGCTGGAGAAGTTACACGCGGCTGGGTCATCATTGACGCAACCGACGTTGTTCTTGGACGCCTCGCTTCTCACGCAGCAACCATTCTGCGTGGCAAGAACAAGCCCACCTACACCCCTCACATGGACATGGGTGACTTCGTCATCATCATCAACGCAGACAAGGTTGTCCTCACCGGCAACAAGGCTACACAGAAGAAGGCTTACCGCCACTCTGGTTACCCAGGTGGTTTGACCGCTACTACCTACACCGATCTGCTCGAGAAGAACCCTGAGCGCGCAGTCGAGAAGGCTATCCGTGGCATGCTCCCCAAGACTTCTTTGGGACGTGACCAGTTCCGCAAGCTCAAGGTCTACCGTGGCGCAGAGCACCCTCACGCTGCACAGCAGCCCAAGGTATACACCCTCACTCAGGTAGCTCAGTAGAGCCTCGAAGACGTAGATAAAGGATTAGAAAAATCATGGCGGACAACGCAGAAATCGAGACCGAGACCGAAGAGGTCACCGAGTACTCAACCGAAACTCCTGTTGCAGCAGCCCCTAAGGCTCCTCGCGCAGTTCTCAACGTTCCAGGTGCAGCTGTAGGTCGTCGCAAGCAGGCTATTGCTCGCGTACGCCTCGTACCCGGTTCCGGCACCATCACGGTCAACGGCCGTGAGCTTGCCAACTATTTCCCCAACAAGCTGCACCAGCAGCTCATCAACGACCCCTTCACCGTGCTTGAGCTCGGTGGCGCATACGACGTTGTCGCACGCATCACCGGTGGTGGCCCTTCCGGTCAGGCTGGCGCACTGCGTCTTGCTATCGCTCGCGCACTGAACGAGATTGACCGCGACAACAACCGCGCGACCCTCAAGAAGGCAGGCTTCTTGACTCGTGACGCACGCGTCATCGAGCGCAAGAAGGCTGGTCTGAAGAAGGCTCGTAAGGCTTCACAGTTCTCGAAGCGTTAATCTCGCTTCTGTACTGAACGACTGTCCCTTGGCACGTCTATTCGGCACGGACGGTGTCCGAGGCTTAGCAAACCGTGAACTCACGGCAGATCTAACCTTGGCACTGGCCCAGTCGGCTGCGGTGGTTCTCACCAGCGGTCGCAGAGCCGAGGCCAGACGAGCTGAGGGACGTCGTGCTACAGCGGTCATTGCACGTGACCCTCGAATCTCGGGTGAATTCCTCACCGCGGCGTTATCTGCCGGGTTAGCAAGCTCGGGTATAGACGTGCTCGATGCAGGTGTTATTCCCACCCCCGCAGCTGCTTATCTTGTCAGCTCTATCGGTGCGGACTTTGGTGTGATGGTTTCTGCCTCACACAACCCTGCACCCGATAACGGCATCAAGTTCTTTGCTTTCGGCGGAACGAAGCTTCCTGATGAGGTCGAAGACCGCATCGAAGCTGCGTTAGACGCCGATCACCTGCTGCCCACCGGCGGTGAGGTTGGTCGTATTCGTCGCTTCGCAGATGCGGAAGACCGCTACGTTATTCACTTGCTCGGCACCCTGCCCAACAAGCTCAACGGTCTGCACGTGGTCTTGGATTGTGCTCACGGTGCAGCTTCGGCAATCTCTCCCGAGGTCTTC from Aurantimicrobium sp. MWH-Uga1 encodes:
- a CDS encoding DNA-directed RNA polymerase subunit alpha, which gives rise to MLIAQRPTLSEENISEYRSRFIIEPLEPGFGYTLGNSLRRTLLSSIPGAAVTSIRLDGVLHEFSTIPGVKEDATEIILNIKSLVVSSEHDEPITAYLRKQGSGVVTAADISAPAGVEIHNPELVIATLNDKAKFELELTIERGRGYVSSAQNRSEFSEAGQIPVDSIYSPVLKVTYRVEATRAGERTDFDRLVVDVETKPAITPRDAMASAGRTLTELFGLARELNTAAEGIEIGPAPVDAVLSSELSIPVEDLDLSVRSYNCLKREGINTVSELVALSETQLMNIRNFGQKSVDEVRDKLIEMGLSLKDSVPGFDGAHFYGGFDDDENI
- the rplQ gene encoding 50S ribosomal protein L17; the encoded protein is MPTPTKGPRLGGGPAHERLMLANMSVSLFTHKSIKTTETKAKRLRPVAERLITFAKRGDLHARRRALSILRNKEAVHILFAEIAPLVAEREGGYTRITKLGYRKGDNAPLAQIELVLEPVNKKPAKAKPAKAEAPKAAAAPAAEVVEEVVVDEVTEEVAVDTAGEAEVETVVEETVAEVVEEAPAAEEAPAAEEAPAAEETPEEEAK
- the truA gene encoding tRNA pseudouridine(38-40) synthase TruA, with the protein product MNEELPENDVLEDDFSDLIEVEGVVRLRLDFGYDGTDFAGWAKQPDKRTVEGTMEHAFAQVLRMDVSPRIVVAGRTDAGVHAAAQVAHIDVPLEQLIRVSFSREERRELQEQGGIPIVDGLPLVPHSMLHALMRRVDGSMGRNADVVINKVTVAPAGFDARFSPLARRYEYRLADGLEHVNPIDRRRTAFHFYPLDVDAMNEAAEMMLGLRNFSAFCRPRPGATTIRELQEFHWQRDEHGVIVAQLQADAFCHSMVRSLVGACVAAGSGTHSLDAIEDLRDKGDRTSVFKVMPAHGLTLTQIIYPPDDEVGQRADLTRSRRELTDDAPIA
- the rplM gene encoding 50S ribosomal protein L13; translated protein: MTRTFTPKAGEVTRGWVIIDATDVVLGRLASHAATILRGKNKPTYTPHMDMGDFVIIINADKVVLTGNKATQKKAYRHSGYPGGLTATTYTDLLEKNPERAVEKAIRGMLPKTSLGRDQFRKLKVYRGAEHPHAAQQPKVYTLTQVAQ
- the rpsI gene encoding 30S ribosomal protein S9, which encodes MADNAEIETETEEVTEYSTETPVAAAPKAPRAVLNVPGAAVGRRKQAIARVRLVPGSGTITVNGRELANYFPNKLHQQLINDPFTVLELGGAYDVVARITGGGPSGQAGALRLAIARALNEIDRDNNRATLKKAGFLTRDARVIERKKAGLKKARKASQFSKR